A stretch of Sphingomicrobium flavum DNA encodes these proteins:
- a CDS encoding sigma-70 family RNA polymerase sigma factor — MTSTSENEPPAESRPDPVPLPDDEFKDELAAVIPHLRAFGRSLSGNRDTADDLVQETLLKAWAARKRFQAGTNMRAWTFIILRNLFLSQMRRARFKGEWDDVTAAKILAAPAAQDKHVDLGDMQRALLQLPQPQREALILVGAGGFAYEEAAQICDCAVGTIKSRVARGRVALEQLMESNTLPSRRQHGGDSELTALETIMNEVDDLSGDRD; from the coding sequence ATGACCAGCACGTCAGAAAATGAACCACCGGCGGAAAGTCGTCCGGATCCGGTTCCGCTGCCCGACGACGAGTTCAAGGATGAACTCGCCGCGGTGATCCCGCATTTGCGTGCGTTCGGCAGGTCGCTGTCGGGCAATCGCGATACCGCCGATGATTTGGTGCAGGAAACGCTGCTCAAGGCATGGGCAGCGCGCAAGCGCTTCCAGGCCGGGACCAACATGCGGGCCTGGACCTTCATCATCTTGCGCAACCTGTTCCTCAGCCAGATGCGCCGCGCGCGTTTCAAGGGTGAGTGGGACGATGTGACCGCTGCGAAGATCCTTGCCGCACCGGCGGCGCAGGACAAGCATGTCGATCTTGGCGATATGCAGCGCGCATTGCTGCAACTGCCCCAGCCCCAGCGTGAGGCGCTGATCCTGGTCGGGGCGGGCGGATTTGCCTATGAGGAAGCGGCGCAGATTTGCGATTGCGCAGTGGGGACGATCAAAAGCCGGGTTGCGCGTGGCCGCGTGGCGCTCGAGCAATTGATGGAATCCAACACGCTGCCGTCCCGGCGACAGCATGGCGGCGATAGCGAGCTGACCGCGCTCGAGACCATCATGAATGAGGTGGACGACCTGTCCGGCGACCGCGACTGA
- a CDS encoding sensor histidine kinase, whose translation MTSQQDNEARGISTSLKLLLMLTLALVPIAGLLTWSAIAEVRQQQSSLQARAALTKDASVRAIDGLIARNALALRVAASGAFIAGTADPCGAAEQSLAITPALSQQFYIGDSEGRLICGADDIVPERVAQAPDYGSIDLWIDRDARGIMLRVGVASGSAGSLITTAEIVETLESIGSSVEGLSLSAEGRSLLVIGEGERGSSHNIAGDRLQARIDVPVSTVTTSDMLLIFLPVLLILVAIVLSWLLVYRLLIRPLKKLTRAVRDYDPDDHSLELPAELGPATEIRELASAFSTAVGRLEASEHEAAGALEGQRRLVREVHHRVKNNLQVVASLLSIHSRSATGKEAQAAYAGIGRRVEALAVVHRNHFAEVEESRGIQLRPLITELGSSLRASAENPAGSSPIDLDLTTASTTQDVAVAAAFLITEVVEYVLDHGEGQPIEIRLDRTSEITARLTIASDALAADDKDVDRVQFDRIVEGLARQLRSPLEKRFGRYAVELPIFAED comes from the coding sequence ATGACCAGCCAACAGGACAATGAAGCGAGGGGGATATCCACCTCGCTCAAACTGCTGTTGATGCTGACGCTCGCGCTGGTGCCGATCGCGGGCCTGCTGACTTGGTCGGCGATCGCGGAAGTGCGCCAGCAACAATCCTCGCTGCAGGCCCGCGCGGCACTTACCAAGGATGCCAGCGTGCGCGCCATCGACGGGTTGATCGCGCGCAACGCTCTCGCCCTGCGCGTGGCCGCCAGCGGCGCCTTCATCGCCGGCACTGCCGATCCGTGCGGCGCCGCCGAACAGTCGCTCGCCATCACTCCCGCCTTGAGCCAGCAATTTTATATCGGCGACAGCGAAGGGCGGCTGATCTGCGGGGCCGACGATATCGTCCCCGAACGCGTCGCGCAGGCCCCCGATTACGGCTCCATCGACCTGTGGATCGACCGCGACGCGCGCGGCATCATGCTGCGCGTGGGCGTCGCTTCGGGCAGCGCGGGCAGCCTCATCACCACCGCCGAAATCGTCGAAACGCTCGAATCGATCGGCTCGAGCGTAGAAGGTCTTTCGCTCAGCGCCGAGGGTCGCAGCCTGTTGGTAATCGGCGAGGGCGAGCGTGGCAGCAGCCACAATATTGCCGGCGACCGGCTCCAGGCGCGCATCGATGTGCCGGTGTCGACCGTCACCACTTCCGACATGCTGCTCATCTTCCTGCCGGTGCTGCTGATCCTCGTCGCCATCGTGCTGAGCTGGCTGCTGGTCTACCGGCTACTCATCCGCCCGCTCAAGAAACTGACCCGCGCGGTGCGCGATTACGATCCGGACGATCATAGCCTCGAACTTCCGGCTGAACTTGGCCCCGCGACCGAAATCCGCGAATTGGCCAGCGCTTTCTCCACCGCTGTCGGACGGCTCGAAGCCTCCGAACATGAGGCCGCGGGCGCGCTCGAAGGCCAGCGCCGCCTGGTGCGCGAAGTCCATCACCGCGTGAAAAATAATTTGCAGGTCGTAGCCTCGCTGCTCTCCATCCATTCGCGCAGCGCCACCGGCAAGGAAGCGCAGGCCGCTTATGCCGGCATCGGCCGCCGCGTCGAGGCGCTTGCCGTGGTCCACCGCAACCATTTCGCCGAGGTCGAGGAAAGCCGCGGCATCCAGCTACGCCCGCTCATTACAGAGCTTGGATCCAGCCTGCGCGCCAGTGCTGAAAATCCCGCCGGTTCCTCGCCCATCGATCTCGATCTCACCACCGCCTCGACCACGCAGGACGTCGCGGTCGCTGCCGCCTTCCTCATCACCGAGGTGGTCGAATATGTGCTCGATCATGGCGAGGGCCAGCCGATCGAGATCCGCCTCGATCGCACCAGCGAAATCACCGCGCGCCTTACCATCGCCTCCGATGCGCTAGCCGCCGACGACAAGGACGTCGACCGGGTCCAGTTCGACCGCATCGTCGAGGGCCTCGCCCGGCAATTGCGCTCACCGCTTGAAAAGCGCTTCGGACGCTATGCGGTCGAACTTCCGATTTTCGCAGAAGATTGA
- a CDS encoding twin-arginine translocase TatA/TatE family subunit: MGSFSLIHWIILGVVILLLFGGNRFSNMMGDVAKGLKSFKKGMAEDDEPEKKPAEPRQISGDDKVIDVEVTRDRDQTN; the protein is encoded by the coding sequence ATGGGCTCTTTCAGCCTGATTCACTGGATCATTCTTGGCGTCGTCATCTTGTTGCTTTTTGGCGGCAACCGCTTTTCCAACATGATGGGCGATGTCGCCAAGGGCCTGAAAAGCTTCAAGAAAGGCATGGCCGAGGACGACGAGCCGGAAAAGAAGCCCGCCGAGCCACGCCAGATTTCGGGCGATGACAAAGTGATCGACGTCGAGGTGACGCGCGACCGCGATCAGACGAATTAA
- the scpB gene encoding SMC-Scp complex subunit ScpB — MDHFARVIEAILFASEEPMTADELALHAGEGEVKAALEELAAHYDGRGIELVERGKRWHFQTAPDLAHHLRREREEPRRLSRAATETLAIIAYHEPVTRAEIEAIRGVQISKGTLDVLMEAEWVRTAGRRETPGRPLQYATSKQFLTHFGLESRRDLPGIDDLKAAGLLDPLDEEALQLALDGDEELETEAEED; from the coding sequence ATGGACCATTTTGCACGGGTCATTGAAGCGATATTGTTCGCCAGCGAGGAGCCGATGACGGCGGACGAGTTGGCGCTGCATGCGGGCGAGGGCGAGGTGAAGGCGGCGCTGGAAGAACTTGCGGCGCATTATGACGGGCGCGGGATCGAACTGGTGGAGCGCGGCAAGCGCTGGCATTTCCAGACCGCACCCGACCTGGCGCATCACCTGCGGCGCGAGCGCGAGGAGCCGCGGCGGCTCTCACGGGCGGCGACCGAGACGCTGGCCATCATCGCTTATCATGAACCCGTCACGCGGGCGGAGATCGAGGCCATCCGCGGGGTGCAGATTTCAAAGGGCACGCTCGATGTGCTGATGGAGGCCGAATGGGTGCGGACCGCAGGGAGGCGCGAGACGCCGGGGCGCCCGCTGCAATATGCCACCAGCAAACAATTCTTGACGCATTTTGGGCTTGAAAGCCGCCGCGATCTGCCGGGTATAGACGATCTGAAGGCTGCCGGTCTGCTCGACCCGTTGGACGAGGAGGCGCTGCAATTGGCGCTCGACGGGGATGAGGAACTGGAAACCGAGGCCGAAGAGGACTAA
- the tatC gene encoding twin-arginine translocase subunit TatC has translation MKDIDDSKAPLLDHLIELRKRLLLVMACLFVAFFACLYFAKPIFSVLVQPLLAAGEGRLIFTNIFEAFFVEVKVAFFAALMITFPILATQIWRFVAPGLYAKEKSAFLPFLMLTPFFFAAGASFAYFIAMPWALSFLLGFQGEIGGVETEALPGIGNYLSFSTKFLFGFGFAFLLPILLLILERAGLVTREQLAKGRRYMIVAAFAVAAVLTPPDAISQFMLAIPLIALYELALITIRITHWRRARAGGDEEVKAEAAD, from the coding sequence ATGAAGGATATCGACGACAGCAAGGCGCCCCTGCTCGATCATCTGATCGAATTGCGCAAGCGGCTGCTGCTGGTGATGGCCTGCCTCTTCGTGGCCTTCTTCGCCTGTCTCTACTTTGCCAAGCCGATCTTCTCGGTGCTGGTGCAGCCCTTGCTGGCGGCGGGTGAAGGGCGGCTGATCTTCACCAATATTTTCGAGGCCTTCTTCGTCGAGGTGAAGGTGGCCTTCTTCGCCGCGCTGATGATTACCTTCCCGATCCTGGCGACGCAGATCTGGCGCTTTGTCGCGCCCGGGCTCTACGCCAAGGAAAAGAGCGCCTTCCTGCCCTTCCTCATGCTGACCCCCTTCTTCTTCGCTGCGGGGGCGAGCTTTGCCTATTTCATCGCTATGCCGTGGGCGCTGAGCTTCCTCTTGGGGTTCCAGGGGGAGATTGGCGGGGTCGAGACCGAGGCGCTGCCGGGGATCGGCAATTATCTCTCTTTCTCGACCAAATTCCTGTTCGGCTTCGGCTTTGCCTTCCTTCTGCCAATCCTCCTGCTGATCCTGGAACGGGCGGGGCTGGTGACGCGCGAGCAATTGGCCAAGGGGCGACGCTACATGATCGTGGCGGCGTTCGCGGTGGCGGCAGTGCTGACCCCGCCCGACGCGATCAGCCAGTTCATGCTCGCCATTCCGCTGATCGCGCTCTACGAGCTCGCGCTCATCACCATCCGCATCACCCATTGGCGGCGCGCCCGTGCCGGTGGCGATGAAGAGGTAAAGGCCGAGGCTGCCGACTAG
- a CDS encoding Sec-independent protein translocase subunit TatA/TatB, translating into MFGIDSIEIIIVAIAALIFIGPKELPTAMRTVGRWVGKIRGYARHFNAGIDAVVREAELEAMEKEWREQNARIMAKYPAADFADDEVMTDKAEDKKQPDLPLEDEDKRPPGERELP; encoded by the coding sequence ATGTTCGGCATCGACAGCATTGAAATCATCATCGTCGCCATCGCGGCGCTGATCTTCATCGGCCCCAAGGAATTGCCGACTGCGATGCGTACCGTCGGGCGCTGGGTCGGCAAGATTCGCGGCTATGCGCGCCATTTCAATGCCGGCATCGATGCCGTCGTGCGAGAGGCCGAGCTGGAGGCGATGGAAAAGGAATGGCGCGAGCAGAATGCCCGCATCATGGCCAAATATCCTGCCGCCGACTTTGCCGATGACGAGGTGATGACCGACAAGGCCGAAGACAAGAAACAGCCCGACCTGCCGCTCGAGGATGAGGATAAGCGCCCGCCCGGGGAGCGCGAACTGCCATGA
- the glnE gene encoding bifunctional [glutamate--ammonia ligase]-adenylyl-L-tyrosine phosphorylase/[glutamate--ammonia-ligase] adenylyltransferase, which translates to MNRAARQSAFKRAIDFSPFLRGAAGRHEALAAAFVDKGPDAALALVEGSGDVEVDLRRRRDALALVTALADLAGEWALEEVTRRLSDFADMAIDRSLAAALDERVEGAPLQGFAVIALGKLGSRELNYSSDVDLILLYDPDHLPRRDKDEPGEAAVRVARRFVEIMQRRTSDGYVARVDLRLRPASEVTPIVLPVNAVISHYESQALGWERAAFVRARACGGDMMLGQRFLQAVQPFVWRRAIDYGVIEEIRRVGQRIRAHYAAGQQFGPGYDLKRGQGGIRECEFFLQAQQLIHGGRNPALRVPATLDAAVALNQAGHLDSGGAAALSAAYRALRTAEHRLQMVDDRQTHELPRDPDALARAAALAGEDGADGWLAGLKPHVEAVQLRFDRLAEGGEERLPGTPEKLEDALHRLGLEDVGSAVRLIGQWRSGRVRSLRSGTARAAFEAMLPTMIEAIAAAPDPAHALNRFADIVEAVPSGINFYRLLEARPEVARLLARILSHAPALAQQLARRPALLDGLLDRSTFDPPPSAESFAALLAQETDALDYDVALDRARALVGERRFALGVQLIDGKHDPLEIAAGYSHVAEGTIQALAARTTREFELQHGRFANDGLVILGLGRLGGETLTFASDLDIIFLYDAPVEEASDGPRPLGPTDYYNRLASRITAALSVPTAAGPLYEVDTRLRPQGATGSLATSITAFHAYQRHDAWTWEHMALTRARPVHGSEAAQQKACEVLGDIFGMERDGEATIADATKMREEMARHKPPRGPLDLKLGPGGLVDGEFAVHTRQLVTREGLDPDLAIAIFELEGEGLAPPTLLDDMKLLTAMLVVLRLVAPDTLKPSRSARELLAELTGYPDWEALLEAHDEARARVAQYWKEVQG; encoded by the coding sequence ATGAACCGAGCCGCGCGACAATCGGCCTTTAAGCGGGCCATTGATTTTTCCCCTTTCCTGCGCGGTGCGGCCGGGCGGCATGAGGCGTTGGCCGCAGCCTTTGTCGACAAAGGGCCCGATGCGGCGCTGGCGCTGGTTGAGGGCTCAGGAGATGTCGAAGTCGACCTCAGGCGACGGCGCGATGCGCTGGCGCTTGTTACCGCGCTGGCGGACCTGGCGGGGGAGTGGGCGCTGGAGGAGGTCACCCGGCGCCTGTCCGATTTTGCCGACATGGCGATCGACCGCTCGCTGGCGGCAGCCCTGGATGAGCGGGTTGAAGGCGCGCCCCTGCAGGGCTTCGCGGTGATCGCGCTGGGCAAGCTTGGCAGCCGCGAACTCAATTACAGCTCCGATGTCGACCTCATCCTTCTCTATGATCCCGACCATCTGCCACGGCGCGACAAGGACGAACCGGGCGAGGCGGCGGTGCGCGTGGCGCGGCGCTTTGTCGAAATCATGCAGCGACGGACCAGCGATGGCTATGTCGCCAGGGTCGATCTGAGGCTGCGTCCGGCCAGCGAGGTGACGCCCATCGTGCTGCCGGTCAATGCCGTCATCTCGCATTATGAAAGCCAGGCGCTCGGCTGGGAGCGGGCGGCCTTCGTGCGCGCGCGGGCGTGCGGCGGTGACATGATGTTGGGACAGCGCTTCCTGCAGGCGGTGCAGCCCTTCGTGTGGCGGCGCGCGATCGATTATGGGGTGATCGAGGAAATCCGCCGCGTCGGCCAACGTATCCGCGCGCATTATGCCGCCGGGCAGCAGTTCGGGCCGGGCTATGACCTCAAGCGCGGGCAGGGCGGGATTCGCGAATGCGAATTCTTCCTGCAGGCGCAGCAACTGATCCATGGCGGGCGCAACCCGGCGCTACGCGTGCCCGCAACGCTCGATGCGGCAGTGGCCCTCAACCAGGCGGGGCATCTCGATAGCGGGGGCGCGGCGGCGCTGAGCGCGGCCTATCGTGCGCTGCGCACCGCCGAGCATCGATTGCAGATGGTGGACGATCGCCAGACGCACGAATTGCCGCGCGATCCCGATGCGCTGGCGCGCGCGGCGGCGCTGGCGGGGGAAGACGGTGCGGATGGCTGGCTGGCTGGCCTCAAGCCCCATGTCGAGGCGGTGCAGCTGCGCTTCGACCGGCTGGCCGAGGGCGGGGAGGAGCGACTGCCCGGGACGCCCGAAAAGCTGGAAGATGCGCTGCACCGGCTGGGGCTGGAAGATGTCGGCAGCGCGGTGCGGCTGATCGGGCAATGGCGCTCGGGCCGGGTGCGCTCGCTGCGCTCGGGCACGGCGCGCGCGGCGTTCGAAGCGATGCTGCCCACCATGATCGAGGCGATTGCCGCAGCGCCCGATCCTGCCCACGCGCTCAACCGCTTTGCCGATATTGTCGAGGCGGTGCCGAGCGGGATCAATTTTTACCGCCTGCTCGAAGCCCGGCCCGAAGTAGCGCGGTTGCTGGCGCGCATCTTAAGCCATGCGCCGGCGCTGGCGCAGCAATTGGCGCGGCGACCCGCTTTGCTCGACGGTTTGCTCGACCGCTCGACCTTCGACCCGCCGCCCAGCGCGGAGAGCTTTGCCGCGCTATTGGCGCAGGAAACCGACGCACTGGACTATGACGTCGCGCTTGACCGGGCGCGGGCTTTAGTGGGCGAGCGGCGCTTTGCCTTGGGCGTGCAGCTGATCGACGGCAAGCATGACCCGCTCGAGATTGCGGCGGGCTACAGCCATGTCGCCGAGGGCACGATCCAGGCGCTGGCGGCGCGCACGACGCGCGAGTTCGAGCTGCAGCATGGCCGCTTCGCCAATGACGGGCTGGTCATCCTGGGGTTGGGGCGGCTGGGCGGCGAAACGCTGACCTTTGCCTCCGATCTCGACATCATTTTCCTCTATGATGCGCCGGTCGAGGAGGCCTCGGACGGGCCGCGGCCGCTGGGGCCGACCGATTATTATAACCGCCTGGCGAGCCGGATCACCGCGGCGCTGAGCGTGCCGACCGCAGCGGGGCCGCTGTATGAGGTGGATACGCGGCTGCGCCCGCAGGGGGCGACGGGCAGCCTCGCCACCTCGATCACGGCCTTTCACGCCTATCAGCGCCACGATGCCTGGACCTGGGAACATATGGCGCTGACGCGGGCCCGCCCGGTGCATGGATCGGAGGCGGCGCAGCAGAAAGCCTGCGAAGTTCTGGGCGATATTTTCGGCATGGAGCGCGATGGGGAAGCGACCATCGCCGATGCCACCAAGATGCGCGAGGAAATGGCGCGCCACAAACCACCGCGCGGGCCGCTGGACCTGAAATTGGGGCCGGGCGGACTGGTCGATGGCGAATTTGCCGTGCACACGCGCCAGCTCGTGACCCGCGAGGGGCTGGACCCCGATCTCGCCATCGCCATTTTCGAGCTCGAGGGCGAAGGTCTGGCGCCACCGACATTGCTCGATGACATGAAATTGCTGACCGCGATGCTGGTGGTGCTGCGGCTGGTCGCGCCCGATACGCTCAAACCCTCGCGCAGCGCGCGGGAGCTTTTGGCCGAGTTGACCGGTTACCCTGACTGGGAGGCGCTGCTAGAGGCGCATGACGAAGCGCGCGCGCGGGTCGCGCAATATTGGAAGGAAGTGCAGGGATGA
- a CDS encoding segregation and condensation protein A → MGEPLFTTEASAEEQLHLDIDGWEGPLDLLLTLARNQKVDLTQISILELTVQYLDYVEKAKALRLELAADYLVMAAWLAYLKSCLLLPKDPEQDPSPEELALRLQQRLMRLDAMRDAGARLLASDRIGRDVFVRAAPEGLKLIRKAAWQASAFDLYAAYGRVRARTQPAVHMVHDRRVMTLEDAIQRVRKMLGIAVEWTTLEAFLPATDDPAFRKSCLASSFLAALELARQGKLQLEQEAPFDDLRVKAA, encoded by the coding sequence ATGGGGGAGCCGTTATTCACCACCGAAGCGTCGGCCGAGGAGCAGCTGCACCTCGATATTGACGGCTGGGAAGGCCCGCTTGACCTGTTGTTGACGCTGGCGCGCAACCAGAAGGTCGATCTGACCCAGATTTCGATCCTGGAATTGACGGTCCAATATCTCGATTATGTCGAAAAGGCGAAGGCGCTAAGGCTTGAGCTGGCGGCCGATTACCTCGTCATGGCAGCCTGGCTGGCTTATCTCAAAAGCTGCCTCCTGCTGCCCAAGGATCCCGAGCAGGATCCCAGCCCCGAGGAACTGGCGCTGCGGCTGCAGCAGCGGCTCATGCGGCTCGATGCCATGCGCGATGCCGGGGCGCGGCTGCTGGCCAGTGACCGGATCGGACGCGATGTGTTCGTACGGGCGGCGCCTGAAGGGCTCAAGCTTATCCGCAAGGCAGCCTGGCAGGCCAGCGCCTTCGATCTTTATGCCGCCTATGGCCGGGTCAGGGCGCGTACCCAGCCCGCGGTGCACATGGTGCATGACCGGCGGGTGATGACGCTGGAAGATGCGATCCAGCGAGTGCGCAAGATGCTGGGCATTGCGGTGGAATGGACGACGCTTGAAGCTTTCCTGCCGGCGACCGACGATCCCGCCTTCCGCAAGAGCTGCCTCGCCTCCAGCTTCCTGGCGGCGCTGGAACTGGCACGGCAGGGCAAGCTGCAGCTGGAGCAGGAAGCGCCCTTCGACGATTTGCGGGTGAAAGCGGCCTGA
- a CDS encoding response regulator: MSLGDKLAPHLPFLRRYARALTGNQQHGDNFVRSTLEAIIASPEEFPSDVDPRLGLYRTFHAIWSTAHIEDDVGHSGEGAESIAQARLSRVTPLSRQALLLTSLEGFSTDDTAYLIDSSKEDVESLVAEALAEIERQTRAEVLIIEDEPIIAMDIETIVRDLGHNVTGVAVTRDEAVAEAKANPPSLVLADIQLADDSSGIDAVKDILGQLKVPVIFITAFPERLLTGSRPEPTFLITKPFQRATVKAAISQALFFDAATVPA, translated from the coding sequence ATGTCGCTTGGTGACAAACTGGCCCCCCACCTTCCTTTCCTGCGCCGCTATGCGCGCGCGCTGACCGGCAACCAGCAGCATGGCGACAATTTCGTGCGCTCCACGCTGGAGGCGATCATTGCCAGCCCCGAAGAATTTCCCAGCGACGTCGATCCGCGCCTTGGCCTCTACCGCACCTTCCACGCCATCTGGTCGACCGCCCATATTGAGGACGATGTCGGACATTCGGGCGAAGGCGCCGAATCGATTGCGCAGGCGCGCCTCAGCCGGGTCACCCCGCTGTCGCGCCAGGCGCTGCTGCTGACCAGCCTTGAGGGCTTCTCCACCGACGATACCGCCTATTTGATCGACAGCTCGAAGGAAGATGTCGAAAGTCTTGTCGCCGAAGCGCTGGCCGAAATCGAACGCCAGACCCGCGCCGAAGTGCTGATCATCGAGGATGAGCCGATCATCGCCATGGATATCGAAACGATCGTGCGCGACCTTGGCCATAATGTCACCGGCGTCGCCGTCACCCGCGATGAGGCGGTGGCCGAAGCCAAGGCTAATCCGCCCAGCTTGGTGCTGGCCGATATCCAGCTGGCCGATGATTCCAGCGGGATCGATGCGGTCAAGGATATCCTCGGCCAGTTGAAGGTGCCCGTCATCTTCATCACGGCCTTCCCCGAGCGGCTGCTGACGGGTTCGCGCCCCGAACCGACCTTCCTGATCACCAAGCCGTTCCAGCGTGCAACGGTCAAGGCGGCGATCAGCCAGGCGCTTTTCTTCGATGCGGCAACCGTTCCGGCCTAA
- a CDS encoding peroxiredoxin, translated as MIEAGQKAPDVTILTMRGDEIRADAPGMPLVLYFYPKDDTPGCTTEAKDFSDHLASFEEAGARVVGVSRDSEAKHQKFIDKHDLSVSLASDEKGKISDAFGTWGLKKFMGREFMGMIRSTFLIDREGMVVRAWPKVKVKGHVEEVLEAVKAL; from the coding sequence ATGATCGAAGCAGGGCAGAAGGCACCGGACGTGACGATATTGACCATGCGGGGCGATGAAATCCGCGCCGATGCGCCGGGCATGCCGCTGGTCCTCTATTTCTATCCCAAGGACGACACGCCCGGCTGCACCACCGAAGCCAAGGACTTTTCCGATCATCTGGCGTCCTTCGAGGAAGCGGGTGCGCGCGTGGTCGGGGTGAGCCGCGACAGCGAGGCCAAGCACCAGAAATTCATCGACAAGCATGACCTGTCCGTGTCGCTGGCGAGCGATGAGAAGGGCAAGATTAGCGATGCCTTCGGGACGTGGGGATTGAAAAAATTCATGGGCCGAGAATTCATGGGCATGATCCGTTCGACCTTCCTCATCGATCGCGAAGGCATGGTGGTGCGCGCCTGGCCCAAGGTGAAGGTGAAGGGCCATGTCGAAGAGGTGCTGGAGGCGGTAAAAGCGCTCTAA
- the nagZ gene encoding beta-N-acetylhexosaminidase translates to MQAAIYGLEGLVLSDAERGFLKDADPQGIILFQRNCESPEQLLALTDSLRDLLGREDLAIMIDQEGGRVARMKPPAWPGFPPMGDFSKLYARAPMSAIEAARVNARALGLMLREAGINVNALPLLDVRQPDADEIIGDRALGSDPMQVASLGRAVLDGLASAGVVGIVKHIPGHGRAMVDSHKELPVVEATGPELDLDLEPFETLNDAPMGMMAHVVYTAWDPDHPASQSETVIRDIVRERIEFDGWLMSDDLGMEALQGSPGERAMGVLSAGCDVALHCSGKMAEMEDVAAHVPPASKANLRRLEAAMDSVEWDDGDVDFAAAMAKRDELLALA, encoded by the coding sequence AACGCGGTTTCCTCAAAGATGCCGATCCGCAGGGCATCATCCTGTTCCAGCGCAATTGCGAGAGCCCTGAACAGTTGCTCGCGCTGACCGACAGCCTGCGCGATCTGCTGGGCCGCGAGGATCTGGCGATCATGATCGACCAGGAAGGCGGGCGCGTGGCGCGCATGAAGCCCCCGGCCTGGCCCGGCTTTCCGCCGATGGGCGATTTTTCCAAGCTTTATGCCCGCGCGCCGATGAGCGCGATTGAGGCGGCGCGGGTCAATGCCCGGGCGCTGGGCCTGATGCTGCGCGAGGCGGGCATCAATGTGAATGCGCTGCCGCTGCTGGACGTGCGCCAGCCCGATGCCGACGAGATCATCGGCGATCGTGCGCTGGGGAGCGACCCGATGCAGGTGGCGTCGCTGGGGCGCGCGGTGCTCGACGGGCTGGCCTCGGCCGGCGTGGTCGGCATCGTCAAACATATTCCGGGCCATGGCCGCGCGATGGTTGACAGCCATAAGGAATTGCCGGTGGTGGAAGCCACGGGGCCCGAGCTGGACCTGGACCTCGAGCCCTTCGAGACGCTCAACGATGCGCCGATGGGGATGATGGCGCATGTCGTCTATACCGCCTGGGACCCCGACCATCCCGCCAGCCAGTCCGAGACGGTGATTCGCGATATCGTGCGGGAGCGGATCGAGTTTGACGGCTGGCTGATGAGCGATGATCTGGGCATGGAAGCGCTGCAGGGCTCGCCCGGTGAACGGGCGATGGGGGTGCTGAGCGCGGGCTGCGACGTGGCGCTTCATTGTTCGGGAAAAATGGCGGAAATGGAGGATGTGGCGGCCCATGTCCCGCCCGCCAGCAAGGCCAATCTGCGTCGACTTGAGGCGGCGATGGACAGTGTCGAATGGGATGATGGCGACGTGGATTTCGCCGCCGCCATGGCCAAGCGTGACGAACTGCTGGCACTCGCCTAA
- a CDS encoding NepR family anti-sigma factor produces the protein MSDDRSPDEAGNASPREQGRQAKPDSVGRALRSVYDDTLREDIPDEFKDLLGKLQ, from the coding sequence TTGAGTGACGACCGATCGCCAGACGAAGCAGGCAACGCCTCGCCGCGTGAGCAAGGCAGGCAGGCCAAGCCCGATTCCGTCGGCCGTGCGCTCCGCTCGGTCTATGACGACACGCTTCGCGAAGACATTCCCGACGAATTCAAGGACCTGCTCGGCAAGCTCCAATAA